A section of the Buteo buteo chromosome 27, bButBut1.hap1.1, whole genome shotgun sequence genome encodes:
- the B9D1 gene encoding B9 domain-containing protein 1 gives MAAAGSPGVFLLAVNGQIESGQFPGFDDLYCKFCFVYGQDWVPTAGLEEGISQITSKSDVAPTTLVWNFPIDITFKSTNPSGWPQIVVSVYGPDFFGNDVVRGYGAVHVPFTPGRHTRTIAMFVPESTSRLQKFTSWFTGRRPEFTDPKVVAQGEGREVTRVRSQGFVTISFNVVTKDMKKLGYDVSPSDMQNPSLVPVTEGIHKY, from the exons ATGGCGgccgccggcagccccggcgTCTTTCTGCTGGCGGTCAACGGGCAGATCGAGAGCGGGCAG TTCCCCGGATTTGACGACCTCTACTGCAAGTTCTGCTTCGTCTACGGCCAAGACTGGGTTCCCACAGCG GGCCTGGAGGAGGGCATCTCCCAGATTACCTCCAAGAGCGACGTTGCGCCCACCACACTCGTCTGGAACTTCCCCATCGACATTACCTTCAAGAGCACCAATCCGTCTGGCT GGCCGCAGATTGTAGTGAGCGTCTACGGACCTGACTTTTTTGGAAACGATGTGGTCAGAGGTTATGGAGCTGTTCATGTTCCCTTCACACCTGGGAG GCATACAAGAACCATCGCTATGTTTGTTCCAGAGTCCACATCTAGGCTGCAGAAGTTTACAAG tTGGTTCACAGGGAGACGTCCGGAATTTACTGACCCCAAAGTTGTAgcacagggagaaggaagagaag TAACGAGGGTGCGATCTCAGGGCTTTGTGACCATCTCCTTCAACGTAGTGACCAAAGATATGAAGAAGTTGGGCTATGACGTGAGCCCGAGCGACATGCAGAACCCTTCTCTGGTGCCTGTTACGGAAGGGATTCATAAGTATTGA